A genomic segment from Arcobacter sp. CECT 8986 encodes:
- a CDS encoding CvpA family protein, which translates to MQDFTIFDMVVVGLTVILGLKGLFRGFIKEVLGLVGIIGGIFIASRFSLEVGNVLASILALENEATIKLIGFIAALVGFWLVVYVITIILNKITDISGLGAVNRVLGFLFGSAKIFLIFSVIIYAVYQVQSFKSFIDEKIGTSITFPYLVDVGGYIVKLDTTKVSKSIEDGVNNVVDKTKDTLNKTIEKKVTEQIEETTKNTVEQATKIKEEVSKKLEEKQTEQNNTNTQENK; encoded by the coding sequence TTGCAAGATTTTACTATTTTTGATATGGTCGTTGTAGGTTTAACAGTTATTTTGGGACTGAAGGGACTTTTTAGAGGTTTTATTAAAGAAGTTTTAGGACTTGTTGGAATTATTGGTGGTATTTTTATCGCTTCTAGATTTTCACTTGAAGTAGGAAATGTATTAGCTTCAATATTAGCATTAGAAAATGAAGCTACTATCAAGTTAATTGGATTTATTGCTGCTTTAGTTGGATTTTGGCTGGTTGTTTATGTTATTACAATTATTTTAAATAAAATAACAGACATAAGTGGTCTTGGTGCAGTTAATAGAGTTTTAGGATTTTTATTTGGTAGTGCTAAAATATTTTTAATTTTTTCTGTAATTATTTATGCAGTTTATCAAGTACAATCATTTAAATCTTTTATTGATGAGAAAATTGGAACTTCAATTACATTCCCATATTTAGTAGATGTTGGTGGATATATAGTAAAATTAGATACTACAAAAGTTTCTAAATCTATTGAAGATGGAGTAAATAACGTAGTAGATAAAACTAAAGATACTTTAAATAAAACAATAGAGAAAAAAGTAACAGAACAAATCGAAGAGACAACAAAAAATACAGTAGAACAAGCAACAAAAATAAAAGAAGAAGTTTCAAAAAAACTTGAAGAAAAACAAACAGAACAAAATAATACAAATACACAAGAAAATAAATAG
- the lysS gene encoding lysine--tRNA ligase, giving the protein MFENKYIQQRIEKANTLRELGVNPYSNKSERNTTIAKYINVNTDIFQLENRRDENRSYTISGRIKFFRLMGKASFLKVEDESGILQIYVARDNLPEGFYNNIFKKNVEVGDIVEVTGYPFVTNKGELSLHVNNLVILTKSISPLPEKYHGIQDKELRYRQRYLDLIMNSQVRKTFQIRSRVISLTRRFFENKGFLEVETPMMHPIAGGANAKPFVTHHNSLGVDRYLRIAPELYLKRLIVGGFEAVFEINRNFRNEGMDATHNPEFTSIEFYWAYKTYKDLIEITKEYFDFLFEHLDLPTILPYGDLKIDFDNFTEIPLIESLTTVGGVPADITEDREKIIAYLKENNIEVDENLNLGQLQGELFDEFVEEKLINPTFITEYPVEISPLARRSDEKPHLTDRFELFIAGKEIANAFSELNDPLDQLKRFEGQMAAKDKGDDEAHEMDEDFVNALSYGMAPTAGQGIGIDRLVMMLTNQHSIRDVLLFPAMKPLKAEIDLYEDQE; this is encoded by the coding sequence TTGTTTGAAAATAAATATATACAACAAAGAATAGAAAAAGCGAATACATTAAGAGAACTAGGTGTAAATCCATATTCAAATAAAAGTGAAAGAAATACAACAATTGCAAAATATATAAATGTTAATACAGATATTTTTCAATTAGAAAACAGAAGAGATGAAAATAGAAGTTATACAATCTCTGGAAGAATTAAGTTCTTCAGACTAATGGGAAAAGCAAGTTTTTTGAAAGTTGAAGACGAAAGTGGTATTTTACAAATTTATGTAGCAAGAGATAACTTACCAGAAGGTTTTTATAATAATATCTTCAAAAAGAATGTAGAAGTTGGTGATATTGTTGAAGTTACAGGATATCCATTTGTAACAAACAAAGGTGAATTATCACTTCATGTAAATAATTTAGTAATTCTTACAAAATCTATATCTCCACTACCTGAAAAATATCATGGTATTCAAGATAAAGAGTTAAGATATAGACAAAGATACTTAGATTTAATTATGAACTCTCAAGTAAGAAAAACTTTTCAAATTAGAAGTAGAGTTATATCTTTAACTAGAAGATTTTTTGAAAACAAAGGTTTCTTAGAAGTAGAAACTCCTATGATGCACCCAATTGCAGGTGGAGCAAATGCTAAACCTTTTGTTACTCACCACAACTCTTTAGGTGTAGATAGATACTTAAGAATTGCACCTGAATTATATTTGAAAAGATTAATTGTAGGTGGATTTGAAGCAGTATTTGAAATAAATAGAAACTTTAGAAATGAAGGTATGGATGCAACACACAATCCTGAGTTTACTTCAATTGAATTTTATTGGGCTTATAAAACATATAAAGACCTAATTGAAATTACTAAAGAGTACTTTGATTTCTTATTTGAACATTTAGATTTACCAACTATCTTACCTTATGGTGATTTAAAAATTGACTTTGATAACTTTACTGAAATTCCACTTATTGAATCTCTTACAACTGTTGGAGGAGTTCCAGCTGATATTACTGAAGATAGAGAAAAAATAATTGCTTATTTAAAAGAAAACAACATAGAAGTTGATGAAAACTTAAATCTTGGACAACTTCAAGGTGAACTTTTTGATGAATTTGTTGAAGAAAAATTAATCAACCCAACATTTATTACTGAATATCCAGTTGAGATTTCACCACTTGCTAGAAGAAGTGATGAGAAACCTCACTTAACAGATAGATTTGAATTATTTATTGCAGGTAAAGAGATTGCTAATGCATTTAGTGAGTTAAATGATCCACTTGACCAATTAAAAAGATTTGAAGGACAAATGGCTGCAAAAGATAAAGGTGATGATGAAGCACACGAAATGGACGAAGATTTTGTAAATGCATTATCATATGGTATGGCTCCAACAGCAGGACAAGGTATTGGTATTGATAGATTAGTAATGATGCTTACAAACCAACACTCAATTAGAGATGTATTACTTTTCCCTGCAATGAAACCATTAAAAGCTGAAATTGATCTTTATGAAGATCAAGAATAG